In one Phyllostomus discolor isolate MPI-MPIP mPhyDis1 chromosome 8, mPhyDis1.pri.v3, whole genome shotgun sequence genomic region, the following are encoded:
- the C8H17orf113 gene encoding LOW QUALITY PROTEIN: transmembrane protein C17orf113 homolog (The sequence of the model RefSeq protein was modified relative to this genomic sequence to represent the inferred CDS: inserted 3 bases in 2 codons; substituted 3 bases at 3 genomic stop codons) translates to MVPPGKKPAREASNSNKKCKRYFNEHWKEEFPWLDXDSQRELMFCLECCQALVRNXHSKAENAFTAGTDNFQRQALLRHVTSGAHCQALAVNWGEPTLEAEGGGAYPGLASTPPSRGVKVEVDPAKVAVLTTMYCMAKEDVPDDRCSALLELQRFNLCQALLGTERGDYYSPRRVRDMQVTIAGILHAEAGQCLQATPYVGLVLDKTTDWPESPRLALFATSVSPCDGQPATTFLGSVQLRKGXQAFSMSAPKLAWFSSSLPRDPLGGVGLQLRATCPLLLELHGLPGQLDPEPPAYLGEYENVLDALFRLHGGPSRHMVPALWAALDLAAVDLAGPRPVPWASLLPVVGAVAEAWPCLVPMLEASAPASPTARALALALHQLTFVAFTHLLLDTLPYMQKLALVLQPEDPDLALLQPLVMAAAASLQAQQNSGGTHLQGFLQELASSSPDSGGGHCTYRGLELVGYSEAAVWGLEWLRVAFLDSTRSGLQDSYPVPLLDAAAVFVAIFDPRRYPQAPEELGTHLEGAGALRLLLRVYASAVARQRALGDFTLFKRMVCSLGQLGPQALCSKLAXVHSELHELFPNFAALTTLALALPVGAGLLDKVGHSRELRWWGQGGAGEGRGDPVVKIAVDGPLLHESDFAMAVEFLESGXEEGLLGPKLTRGWPPSLQPASRAGSLGTLRAKLDLNMLHLS, encoded by the exons ATGGTGCCCCCGGGGAAGAAACCAGCCAGAGAGGCCTCCAACTCCAACAAGAAGTGCAAGCGTTACTTCAACGAGCACTGGAAAGAGGAGTTTCCCTGGCTGG TTGACTCCCAGAGGGAACTGATGTTTTGCCTCGAGTGCTGCCAGGCTCTGGTGCGGAACTAGCACAGCAAAGCCGAGAACGCCTTCACCGCGGGCACCGACAACTTCCAGCGCCAGGCTCTGCTGCGCCACGTGACCTCGGGGGCCCACTGCCAGGCTCTGGCTGTCAACTGGGGCGAGCCCACCTTGGAGGCCGAGGGAGGAGGGGCCTACCCAGGCCTGGCAAGCACCCCGCCCTCCAGGGGAGTCAAGGTGGAGGTGGACCCGGCCAAAGTGGCTGTGCTGACTACCATGTACTGCATGGCCAAGGAGGATGTGCCTGATGACcgctgctctgccctgctggagctACAGAGGTTCaacctgtgccaggcactgctgggcACGGAGCGTGGCGATTACTACAGCCCCAGGAGGGTGAGGGACATGCAG GTGACCATCGCCGGCATCTTGCACGCAGAGGCCGGCCAGTGCCTGCAGGCGACCCCCTACGTGGGGCTGGTGTTGGACAAGACCACAGACTGGCCTGAGTCCCCCAGGCTGGCCCTGTTTGCCACTTCGGTGTCCCCCTGCGACGGCCAGCCTGCCACCACCTTCCTGGGAAGTGTGCAGCTACGGAAGGG GCAGGCCTTCAGCATGTCTGCACCCAAGCTGGCCTGGTTCAGCTCGAGCCTCCCCAGGGACCCCCTGGGGGGTGTGGGCCTGCAGCTCCGAGCCACCTGCCCACTGCTTCTGGAGCTCCACGGTCTCCCCGGCCAGCTGGACCCTGAGCCCCCGGCCTACCTAGGTGAATATGAAAACGTCCTGGACGCCCTGTTCCGCCTCCATGGTGGCCCCAGTCGCCACATGGTCCCTGCACTCTGGGCAGCACTGGACCTTGCAGCCGTCGACCTGGCAGGACCCCGGCCAGTGCCCTGGGCCTCCTTGCTGCCTGTCGTGGGAGCAGTGGCTGAGGCTTGGCCCTGCCTGGTGCCCATGCTGgaggcctctgcccctgcctcacCAACAGCTAGGGCCCTGGCCCTTGCCCTGCACCAGCTCACCTTTGTGGCCTTCACCCACCTGCTCCTGGACACTCTGCCCTACATGCAGAAGCTCGCCCTTGTCCTGCAGCCGGAAGACCCGGACTTGGCCTTGCTGCAGCCCCTGGTGATGGCAGCGGCAGCCTCCCTCCAAGCTCAGCAAAACTCCGGTGGCACGCACCTCCAGGGCTTCCTACAGGAACTGGCATCCTCCAGCCCCGACTCGGGTGGTGGGCACTGTACCTACCGCGGCCTGGAGCTGGTTGGCTACTCCGAGGCTGCAGTCTGGGGCTTGGAGTGGCTGCGGGTGGCCTTCTTGGACTCCACGCGGAGCGGGCTGCAGGACTCCTACCCTGTGCCCTTGCTGGATGCCGCAGCTGTGTTCGTGGCAATCTTCGATCCCCGCCGTTACCCGCAGGCACCTGAGGAGTTGGGCACACACCTCGAAGGGGCAGGGGCTCTGCGCCTCCTGCTGCGTGTCTACGCCTCGGCTGTGGCGCGCCAGCGCGCGTTGGGTGACTTTACACTCTTCAAGCGCATGGTCTGCAGCCTGGGGCAGCTGGGCCCACAGGCTCTGTGCTCCAAGCTGGCATGAGTACACTCCGAGCTACATGAGCTCTTCCCCAACTTTGCAGCCCTCACCACCCTGGCCTTGGCATTGCCTGTGGGCGCTGGTCTCCTGGACAAGGTCGGCCACAGCCGGGAGCTgcggtggtgggggcagggcggggcaggggagggccgaGGTGACCCTGTGGTCAAGATTGCTGTGGATGGTCCCCTACTGCACGAGTCTGACTTTGCAATGGCTGTGGAGTTCTTAGAAAGTGGGtaggaggaggggctgctgggaccGAAGCTCACGCGAGGGTGGCCTCCTTctctccagccagccagccgggctgggtccctgggcaCTCTAAGGGCCAAGCTGGACTTGAACATGCTGCATCTGAGCTGA